In Flavobacterium sp. CS20, a single window of DNA contains:
- the rimP gene encoding ribosome assembly cofactor RimP, translated as MQAKDIIEQAISAIFEERTDLFLVNKHISDGLDINLTIDGDELVNVSDCISVSRKIEVALDRDLYDFSIKVQSPGADEPLVDKRQYKKHIGRKLKLKTDTEKIEGKLVEVNDNEIRLTWKSREKKTKGKGKITVEHDKTFPFETIKEASIKLMFNKN; from the coding sequence ATGCAAGCAAAGGATATCATAGAACAGGCGATTTCAGCAATTTTTGAAGAAAGAACAGATTTATTTTTAGTCAATAAGCATATCTCTGACGGTTTAGATATCAATTTAACCATAGATGGAGATGAACTTGTAAATGTTTCAGATTGTATTTCAGTAAGCAGAAAAATAGAAGTCGCTCTCGATAGAGACTTGTATGACTTTTCTATCAAAGTTCAATCGCCTGGTGCTGATGAACCTTTGGTGGACAAAAGACAATACAAAAAACACATCGGTAGAAAATTGAAATTGAAAACCGACACAGAAAAAATTGAAGGCAAGTTAGTCGAAGTCAATGACAATGAAATCAGACTCACTTGGAAATCAAGAGAGAAAAAAACAAAAGGCAAAGGCAAAATAACCGTAGAACACGACAAAACTTTTCCTTTTGAAACCATAAAAGAAGCCAGTATCAAATTAATGTTTAATAAAAATTAA
- the murF gene encoding UDP-N-acetylmuramoyl-tripeptide--D-alanyl-D-alanine ligase — MNLKQLHQLYLSSNGICTDTRQIKPKEIFVALKGHNFNGNKYADEALKKGALKAIVDEDFKDMTHKIKVSNSLKTLQDLASFHRDFLQIPIIGITGSNGKTTTKRLIHAVLEQKFNVQSTEGNLNNHIGVPLSLLKLNENTEIGIIEMGANHKKEIAFLSEIAKPDFGYITNFGKAHLEGFGGVKGVIKGKSELYDFLKKHKKLVFVNADDKKQMMKLRNAKIYSFGEAKHADLNIYFKSANPFVELEFEGVSVKSKLIGEYNFKNIVIAVGIGYYFDVPVLKIKSAIQNFEAKDNRSQIKITSYNTLISDAYNANPSSMEVALKSFDAYQSDYKVAILGDMFELGKNQLEEHQHIAKLATDLNIDRVIFCGEIFNEALDSDKFEVFKNFDNLKQNLHKHPIKKAHILIKASRGMALERLHDIL; from the coding sequence ATGAATTTAAAACAACTTCATCAACTCTATCTCAGTAGCAATGGCATTTGCACAGATACCAGACAAATAAAACCTAAAGAAATTTTTGTTGCATTAAAAGGTCACAATTTTAATGGGAATAAGTATGCTGATGAAGCACTTAAAAAAGGAGCATTAAAAGCCATAGTCGATGAAGACTTTAAAGATATGACCCATAAAATTAAAGTTAGCAACTCTTTAAAAACCCTTCAAGATTTGGCCAGTTTTCATAGAGATTTTCTTCAAATTCCTATTATTGGCATAACGGGTAGCAATGGCAAAACAACCACCAAAAGACTGATTCATGCTGTATTAGAACAAAAATTTAATGTACAATCAACTGAAGGTAACTTAAACAACCATATCGGTGTGCCTCTAAGCCTTTTAAAATTAAACGAAAATACTGAAATTGGTATTATAGAAATGGGTGCTAATCATAAAAAAGAAATTGCATTTTTATCTGAAATTGCAAAGCCCGATTTTGGTTATATCACCAATTTTGGCAAAGCTCATCTCGAAGGTTTTGGCGGTGTAAAAGGTGTGATTAAAGGGAAAAGTGAACTCTACGATTTTTTAAAAAAACATAAAAAATTAGTTTTCGTCAATGCAGATGATAAAAAACAAATGATGAAACTCAGAAATGCAAAAATATATAGTTTTGGCGAAGCTAAACACGCTGACTTAAATATTTATTTTAAATCGGCTAATCCCTTTGTAGAACTTGAATTTGAAGGTGTTAGTGTTAAATCAAAATTAATTGGCGAATACAACTTCAAAAATATTGTCATAGCGGTTGGAATTGGCTATTATTTTGATGTGCCAGTTTTAAAAATTAAAAGTGCCATTCAAAATTTTGAAGCCAAAGACAATCGCTCTCAAATTAAAATCACTTCTTACAACACTCTAATCTCAGACGCTTACAACGCCAACCCTTCAAGTATGGAAGTAGCTCTCAAAAGTTTTGACGCTTACCAATCTGACTATAAAGTTGCTATTCTCGGTGATATGTTTGAGTTGGGTAAAAATCAACTCGAAGAACATCAGCATATAGCAAAGCTTGCTACTGATCTCAATATCGACAGAGTGATATTCTGTGGTGAAATTTTTAACGAAGCATTAGATTCTGATAAATTTGAAGTGTTTAAAAACTTTGATAATTTAAAACAAAATTTACATAAACACCCCATAAAAAAAGCTCACATTCTTATCAAAGCTTCTCGTGGTATGGCTTTAGAACGCTTACACGATATTTTGTAA
- the infB gene encoding translation initiation factor IF-2 — translation MAEVKKIRLNKVLREFNVSLDRVVDFLKSKGYEIDARPTTKISDEIYNVLYEEFETDKSKRVESKEVSEELKKEKEMLRLAREKELQRKKEKEEKEQLEKEQREKEQKALEEQKVAEQKEKDQERLRRAKLSGPKTVGKIDLDKDKPKPKKSATADDKKSAENKKDSKESQKPTQAKPDKTSDNEELKIEKLETKYTKLKGLNVTGEKIDLDKFKEKPKKKDNKKASDNSKKRRRRRITKSDNKPNFDKRKSSKGNRPKRVTKEEPTEEEVQKQIKETLEKLQGKSKKGKGGAKYRKEKREQHRQKSQHELDQQEKDSKILKVTEFVTVNEVATMMGVSVTEIISACMSLGMMVTMNQRLDAETLTIVAEEFGYDVEFVDSEEDNNIEPEQVDKEEDLEPRAPIVTVMGHVDHGKTSLLDHIREENVIAGESGGITQHIGAYSVELNSKQKITFLDTPGHEAFTAMRARGAKVTDIAIIVIARDDDVMPQTKEAISHAQVMGVPIIFAINKVDLPTANPEKIKESLANMNLLVEDWGGSIQSHDISAKAGDGVEDLLEKVLLEAELLDLKANPNRLAQGTVVEAFLDKGRGYVSTVLVQTGTLKVGDYILAGTTSGKIKAMQDERGNKVKEAGPSTPVSVLGLDGAPQAGDTFKVMEDEREAKEIASKRTQLLREQSVRTQKHITLDEIGRRIALGDFQELNVILKADVDGSVEALSDSLQKLSTDEIQVNIIHKGVGAITESDVLLASASDAVIIGFNVRPAGSAGNLADKEEIDIRTYSIIYDAINDIKDAMEGMLSPELKEEVTGTAEIRETFKISKVGTIAGCMVTSGKVYRKSNIRLIRDGIVIHTGELATLKRFKDDVREVSKGYDCGMQIKNYNDIKIGDIIEAFQEVEVKKTL, via the coding sequence ATGGCTGAAGTCAAAAAAATTAGATTAAATAAAGTATTAAGAGAATTTAATGTTTCTTTAGATAGGGTTGTAGATTTCTTAAAATCAAAAGGTTATGAAATTGATGCAAGACCTACTACCAAAATATCTGATGAAATATATAACGTCTTATATGAAGAATTTGAAACGGATAAATCTAAACGAGTAGAATCCAAAGAAGTCAGCGAAGAGCTGAAAAAAGAAAAAGAAATGCTTCGTTTAGCCCGTGAAAAAGAACTTCAGCGAAAAAAAGAAAAAGAAGAAAAAGAACAGCTTGAAAAAGAACAACGTGAAAAAGAGCAAAAAGCGTTAGAAGAACAAAAAGTCGCAGAACAAAAAGAAAAAGACCAAGAAAGATTAAGAAGAGCTAAACTTTCTGGTCCTAAAACAGTAGGTAAAATTGATTTGGACAAGGATAAACCTAAGCCTAAAAAAAGTGCAACGGCAGACGATAAGAAATCTGCTGAAAACAAGAAAGATTCAAAAGAAAGTCAGAAACCAACACAGGCCAAACCAGATAAAACTTCTGATAACGAAGAGCTGAAAATAGAAAAACTTGAGACTAAATACACTAAACTTAAAGGCTTAAATGTAACAGGCGAAAAAATTGATCTTGATAAATTTAAAGAAAAGCCTAAGAAAAAAGACAACAAAAAAGCTTCTGATAATTCTAAGAAACGAAGAAGACGCAGAATTACCAAAAGTGACAATAAACCAAATTTTGACAAACGCAAAAGCTCTAAAGGAAATAGACCTAAACGCGTTACTAAAGAAGAACCTACAGAGGAAGAAGTACAAAAGCAAATAAAAGAAACTTTAGAAAAACTTCAAGGCAAATCCAAGAAAGGAAAAGGCGGTGCAAAATACAGAAAAGAAAAAAGAGAACAGCATCGTCAAAAATCACAACACGAACTCGATCAGCAAGAAAAAGACAGCAAAATACTCAAAGTTACTGAATTTGTTACCGTAAATGAAGTCGCAACTATGATGGGCGTTTCGGTAACCGAAATTATCTCTGCTTGTATGTCTCTCGGTATGATGGTAACGATGAATCAACGTCTTGATGCTGAAACACTCACCATTGTAGCAGAAGAATTTGGCTATGATGTAGAATTTGTAGATAGTGAAGAAGATAACAATATAGAACCCGAACAAGTCGATAAAGAAGAAGACCTTGAGCCAAGAGCACCTATCGTTACAGTTATGGGACATGTTGACCACGGTAAAACTTCTTTGTTAGATCATATTAGAGAAGAAAATGTAATTGCTGGTGAAAGTGGTGGAATCACTCAACATATTGGAGCTTATAGTGTTGAGCTTAATTCTAAACAAAAAATCACATTTTTAGACACACCTGGTCACGAAGCATTTACCGCTATGCGTGCAAGAGGTGCTAAAGTAACCGATATTGCTATTATCGTAATAGCAAGAGATGACGATGTGATGCCACAAACTAAAGAAGCTATTTCACATGCTCAAGTCATGGGAGTGCCAATTATTTTTGCTATAAACAAAGTAGATTTACCGACAGCAAATCCAGAAAAAATTAAAGAATCTCTCGCCAATATGAATTTATTGGTTGAAGATTGGGGTGGAAGCATTCAATCTCATGATATTTCTGCTAAAGCAGGTGATGGCGTTGAAGATTTACTCGAAAAAGTACTTCTTGAAGCCGAGTTACTTGACCTAAAAGCTAATCCTAATAGACTAGCTCAAGGTACTGTTGTTGAAGCTTTCCTTGATAAAGGTAGAGGTTATGTCTCTACGGTTTTGGTGCAAACAGGAACTTTAAAAGTAGGAGATTATATTTTAGCTGGAACAACTTCTGGTAAAATTAAAGCTATGCAAGACGAGCGTGGCAACAAAGTTAAAGAAGCTGGACCTTCTACACCGGTTTCTGTACTTGGTTTAGATGGTGCTCCACAAGCAGGCGACACTTTTAAAGTAATGGAAGATGAAAGAGAAGCTAAAGAAATTGCCTCAAAACGAACTCAACTTTTACGAGAACAAAGTGTAAGAACTCAAAAACACATCACCCTTGATGAAATTGGTCGAAGAATAGCTCTTGGCGATTTCCAAGAACTCAATGTTATCCTAAAAGCGGATGTAGATGGTTCTGTTGAAGCCTTGTCTGATAGTTTACAAAAATTATCTACAGACGAAATTCAAGTCAATATTATCCATAAAGGCGTTGGAGCCATTACCGAAAGTGACGTCTTGCTCGCTTCTGCATCTGATGCGGTTATCATTGGCTTTAATGTCAGACCAGCGGGTTCAGCGGGCAATCTTGCTGATAAAGAAGAAATAGACATCAGAACCTATTCTATTATTTATGATGCTATAAATGATATTAAAGATGCTATGGAAGGCATGCTCTCACCTGAACTCAAAGAAGAAGTTACTGGTACTGCAGAAATCAGAGAAACCTTCAAGATTTCTAAAGTCGGAACCATTGCAGGTTGTATGGTAACTTCTGGTAAAGTATATAGAAAATCTAACATCAGACTTATTCGAGATGGCATTGTGATTCACACAGGTGAATTGGCAACTTTAAAACGTTTTAAAGATGATGTTAGAGAAGTTTCTAAAGGTTACGATTGCGGTATGCAAATCAAAAATTATAACGATATCAAAATAGGCGATATCATTGAAGCTTTTCAGGAAGTAGAGGTTAAGAAAACGCTTTAA
- a CDS encoding VWA domain-containing protein encodes MNFKLKQSGYRFEAYKDEDVSIFEKLFDIFKELITYTSGDFDEAIDWLKALDKEYNLTTDDYTIDDFIEDLKKKGYIKEEIKPNGGNKISITDKTEQAIRKRALEQIFGKLKKSASGQHQTHIKGLHGEPSGDLRAYEFGDALDRISLTESFKNAQSRQGLSNFNLTEEDLVVQDSYHRTQMSTVLMIDISHSMILYGEDRITPAKKVAMALAELITTRYPKDSLDIIVFGNDAYYIKIKDLPYLNVGPYHTNTVAGLQLSMDLLRRKRQANKQIFMITDGKPSCLKMADGTYYKNSAGLDPFITGKCYNMATQARKLNIPITTFMITSDPYLQQFVDQFTKSNKGKAFYSGLKGLGELVFRDYEQNRNKRTQ; translated from the coding sequence ATGAATTTTAAACTTAAACAAAGCGGTTACAGATTTGAAGCATACAAGGATGAAGATGTATCGATATTTGAAAAATTATTCGATATTTTTAAAGAACTCATCACTTACACTTCTGGTGATTTTGATGAAGCCATTGATTGGCTCAAAGCCTTAGACAAAGAATATAATCTCACAACCGATGATTACACCATAGATGATTTTATAGAAGATTTAAAGAAAAAAGGTTACATCAAAGAAGAAATAAAACCCAATGGTGGAAATAAAATTTCTATAACTGACAAAACAGAACAAGCTATTAGAAAAAGAGCACTCGAACAAATATTTGGTAAACTTAAAAAAAGTGCTTCGGGTCAACATCAAACTCACATCAAAGGTCTTCACGGAGAACCTTCAGGCGATTTGAGAGCTTACGAATTTGGTGATGCTTTAGATAGAATTTCACTTACAGAAAGTTTTAAAAACGCACAATCCAGACAAGGATTGTCAAACTTCAATCTCACTGAAGAAGATTTGGTGGTTCAAGATAGCTATCACCGCACACAAATGAGTACAGTTTTGATGATAGACATCAGCCACAGTATGATTTTATATGGTGAAGATCGCATTACTCCTGCCAAAAAAGTGGCTATGGCACTCGCAGAACTAATCACCACAAGATATCCAAAAGATTCTTTGGACATCATTGTTTTTGGGAATGATGCGTACTATATAAAAATAAAAGATTTACCTTATCTCAATGTTGGTCCTTATCACACCAACACTGTAGCTGGACTTCAACTGTCAATGGATTTGCTCAGACGCAAACGCCAAGCCAACAAACAAATCTTTATGATTACCGATGGTAAGCCCAGTTGCTTAAAAATGGCCGATGGCACCTATTATAAAAACAGTGCTGGTCTTGACCCATTTATTACAGGAAAATGCTATAATATGGCGACTCAAGCCAGAAAACTCAATATCCCAATCACCACCTTTATGATTACTTCTGACCCTTATTTACAACAATTTGTCGATCAGTTTACAAAATCAAATAAAGGTAAAGCTTTCTATTCTGGACTTAAAGGTTTGGGTGAATTGGTTTTTAGAGATTACGAACAAAATAGAAATAAACGAACACAATAA
- a CDS encoding magnesium chelatase, whose translation MNIQNIKTLGELKSKGYKSQSVKDELRNNLIKNIKNNVNSFEGIIGYENTVIPQVERAILSKHNINLLGLRGQAKTMIARKLIGLLDEFIPVVKGSEINDDPLQPISRYAQEIIEKHKDDTPIEWLHRKDRFSEKLTTPDVSVADLIGDIDPIKAANLKLSYADDRVIHFGMIPRANRCIFVINELPDLQARIQVALFNILQEGDLQIRGFKFRFPMEIQFVFTANPEDYTNRGSIVTPLKDRIGSQILTHYPKNIEIAKDITQQEINISENQNHIHVSEIAKLLLEQISFEARKSEYIDVKSGISARLSISAYENLVSTAERRAMINDEKETHIRLADFNGILPAITGKVELLYEGEQEGVEYVAQGLIDTAILRLYNVYFPEIKKLEKDEDKKPYQDIIKWFTENEGLEILDDSPDSLYQEKLSKVKPLKLFVQKYIKNLQDSDLYFYMEMVLWALTIHKKLSKHRFDQGNQFEDLFGDFIKGI comes from the coding sequence ATGAATATACAAAATATCAAAACCTTAGGTGAACTTAAATCTAAAGGCTACAAATCTCAATCTGTAAAAGATGAATTGAGAAATAACTTAATCAAAAATATAAAAAATAATGTCAATAGTTTTGAAGGCATAATTGGTTATGAAAACACTGTAATTCCACAAGTTGAACGTGCCATATTATCAAAACACAATATCAATCTTTTAGGGTTACGAGGTCAAGCCAAAACTATGATTGCTCGTAAATTGATCGGTTTATTAGATGAGTTTATTCCAGTTGTTAAAGGTTCAGAAATCAACGATGATCCATTACAGCCAATCTCAAGATATGCACAAGAAATTATTGAAAAACACAAAGATGATACTCCAATTGAATGGCTTCATCGCAAGGATAGGTTTTCTGAAAAATTGACCACACCAGATGTTAGCGTAGCCGACTTAATTGGCGATATTGACCCTATCAAAGCAGCTAACCTAAAACTGAGCTACGCTGACGACCGCGTGATTCACTTTGGAATGATACCACGTGCAAACCGTTGTATATTTGTCATCAATGAATTACCAGATTTACAAGCCAGAATTCAAGTGGCTTTATTTAATATTTTGCAAGAAGGCGATTTGCAAATCAGAGGGTTTAAGTTTAGGTTTCCGATGGAAATTCAATTTGTATTTACAGCCAATCCAGAAGATTATACCAATAGAGGCAGTATTGTCACACCATTAAAAGATAGAATTGGTTCGCAAATATTGACCCATTATCCTAAAAATATTGAGATAGCCAAAGATATTACCCAACAGGAAATCAACATTTCAGAAAATCAAAATCACATTCATGTTTCTGAAATTGCAAAATTATTATTAGAACAAATCAGTTTTGAGGCTAGAAAAAGTGAATATATAGATGTCAAAAGTGGTATCAGTGCAAGATTGAGCATCAGTGCTTACGAAAATCTGGTCAGCACAGCCGAAAGACGAGCTATGATTAACGATGAAAAAGAAACTCACATCAGACTTGCTGATTTTAATGGTATTTTACCAGCCATAACAGGTAAAGTAGAATTGCTCTATGAAGGCGAGCAAGAAGGCGTAGAATATGTTGCTCAAGGTTTAATTGACACCGCTATATTACGCCTTTATAATGTGTATTTTCCTGAAATTAAAAAGCTTGAAAAAGACGAAGACAAAAAACCATACCAAGATATTATTAAGTGGTTTACCGAAAATGAAGGTTTAGAAATTTTAGACGATAGCCCTGATAGCTTGTATCAAGAGAAATTATCAAAAGTAAAACCATTAAAGCTCTTTGTTCAAAAATATATTAAAAATCTACAAGACTCTGATTTATATTTTTATATGGAAATGGTATTATGGGCTTTAACCATTCACAAAAAATTAAGCAAGCATCGTTTTGACCAAGGCAATCAATTTGAAGATTTGTTTGGAGATTTTATAAAAGGGATATAA
- the nusA gene encoding transcription termination factor NusA — translation MENIDLINSFSEFKDDKLIDRVTLMGILEDVFRNALKRKYGEDDNFDIIINPDKGDLEIWRNRIVVNDGEVENENQEISLSDARKIEPDFEVGEDVSEEVKLAHLGRRAILALRQNLISKIHEHDSTNTFKYFEDLIGEIYTAEVHHVRRNMVILLDDDGNELIIPKEHQIPSDFYRKGDSVRGVIEKVELKGNKPIIVLSRTSPKFLEKLFEQEIPEVFDGLITVKAAVRIPGEKAKVAVDTYDDRIDPVGACVGMKGSRIHGIVRELGNENIDVINYTDNIHLYITRALSPAKVMNVKIDEDKKIAEVTLKPEEVSKAIGRGGHNIRLAVRLTGYEIEVFRDGVEDEDVELTEFSDEIEDWVIQEFIKIGLDTAKSILEQSVEDLVRRTDLEEETVSNVVKILKEEFED, via the coding sequence ATGGAAAATATTGATTTAATCAATTCGTTTTCAGAATTTAAAGATGATAAATTAATCGACCGTGTTACCTTAATGGGCATTCTTGAAGATGTATTTAGAAATGCACTAAAAAGAAAATACGGTGAAGATGACAACTTTGACATTATTATAAACCCAGACAAAGGTGATTTAGAAATATGGAGAAACAGAATTGTTGTTAACGACGGTGAAGTAGAAAATGAAAATCAAGAAATATCACTTTCAGATGCTCGAAAAATAGAACCCGACTTTGAAGTTGGAGAAGATGTTTCTGAAGAAGTTAAATTAGCCCATTTAGGACGACGTGCTATATTGGCATTAAGACAAAATTTGATTTCCAAAATTCACGAACACGATAGCACCAATACCTTTAAATATTTTGAAGACCTTATCGGTGAAATTTATACCGCAGAAGTGCATCACGTGAGAAGAAATATGGTTATCCTTCTTGACGATGATGGCAATGAACTAATTATTCCTAAAGAACACCAAATCCCTTCTGATTTTTACAGAAAAGGAGATAGCGTTAGAGGCGTGATTGAAAAAGTTGAACTCAAAGGGAATAAACCCATTATTGTGCTATCAAGAACATCTCCTAAGTTCTTAGAAAAACTTTTTGAACAAGAAATTCCAGAAGTTTTTGACGGTCTAATTACAGTAAAAGCCGCCGTTAGAATTCCTGGTGAAAAAGCCAAGGTTGCCGTAGATACCTATGATGATAGAATAGATCCCGTTGGTGCTTGTGTTGGCATGAAAGGCTCAAGAATACACGGTATTGTGAGAGAACTTGGCAACGAAAATATTGACGTTATTAATTATACAGACAATATTCATTTGTATATAACTCGAGCATTAAGCCCTGCAAAAGTCATGAACGTTAAGATTGATGAAGATAAAAAAATAGCAGAAGTTACCTTAAAACCAGAAGAAGTTTCTAAAGCTATTGGTCGTGGTGGACACAATATCAGATTAGCAGTACGATTGACTGGATATGAAATTGAAGTTTTTAGAGACGGCGTAGAAGATGAAGATGTGGAATTGACTGAATTTTCTGATGAAATTGAAGATTGGGTCATTCAAGAATTCATAAAAATAGGATTAGATACAGCAAAAAGCATTTTAGAACAATCTGTTGAGGATTTAGTTAGACGAACAGACTTAGAAGAAGAAACTGTTTCTAATGTAGTAAAAATATTAAAAGAAGAGTTTGAAGATTAA
- a CDS encoding MATE family efflux transporter: MASKVSLKDINKIAIPAIIAGIAEPLISLTDIAIIGNVEKNPVEALATVGLVGSFLSAIIWILAQTKTAISALVSQHLGAKRLHAVKTLVPQTIALNFLLSLLIYAITALLAEYIFKLYQADGLILSYAKSYYRIRALGFPLTLVTFAIFGVFRGLQNTSWAMRCSLTGGAVNVVLTYILVYGIDGVFEGFHLAGLAIASLFAQLVMLIMALYYFFKKTPFHLKLSFKINPLLKPLIKMSLNLFLRTLSLNVAIYVANAYATGYGNNYIAAQSILMNIWLFFSFFIDGFANAGNAIGGKLLGEKNYKSLWYLSIDISKYAIVVAGFLILICSILYQPIGLIFNKDQEVLSLFYQVFWVVLLMQLVNALAFVFDGIFKGLGEAKFLRNILIIATFLGFIPTLLIADYFGLKLYAIWIAFFVWMLIRSLTLIFKFRISYLDQA, from the coding sequence ATGGCATCAAAAGTTAGCCTTAAAGACATCAATAAAATTGCTATTCCAGCTATCATAGCAGGTATAGCTGAGCCACTTATTTCGCTAACAGATATTGCTATTATAGGTAACGTTGAAAAAAATCCAGTTGAAGCTCTTGCGACAGTTGGTTTGGTCGGTTCATTTTTAAGTGCTATTATTTGGATTTTAGCTCAAACCAAAACCGCTATCTCTGCCTTGGTTTCTCAACATCTCGGAGCCAAAAGACTACACGCAGTAAAAACGCTTGTACCGCAAACCATTGCTTTAAATTTTCTGTTGAGTTTATTGATTTACGCCATCACAGCTCTACTTGCAGAATATATTTTTAAATTATATCAAGCCGATGGTTTAATTCTTAGCTATGCCAAATCTTATTACCGCATCAGGGCTTTAGGCTTTCCTTTAACCTTGGTCACTTTTGCTATTTTTGGCGTGTTTAGAGGTTTACAAAACACCTCTTGGGCTATGCGTTGTAGCTTAACTGGTGGTGCAGTGAATGTGGTTTTAACCTATATTTTGGTATATGGTATTGATGGAGTTTTTGAAGGTTTTCATCTCGCTGGTCTTGCTATAGCAAGTTTATTTGCTCAATTAGTTATGCTGATTATGGCTTTGTACTATTTTTTTAAAAAGACACCGTTTCATCTTAAGTTGAGTTTTAAAATTAATCCTTTGCTCAAACCTTTAATCAAAATGAGTTTGAATTTATTTTTAAGAACTCTTTCATTAAATGTAGCCATTTATGTTGCCAATGCTTATGCCACAGGATACGGCAATAATTATATCGCCGCTCAAAGTATTTTGATGAATATTTGGTTGTTTTTCTCCTTCTTTATAGATGGATTTGCTAATGCTGGAAATGCTATTGGCGGTAAATTACTCGGCGAAAAAAACTACAAATCTTTATGGTATTTAAGCATTGATATTTCAAAATATGCCATTGTCGTTGCGGGTTTTCTGATTTTGATTTGCAGTATTTTATATCAACCTATCGGACTCATATTCAACAAAGACCAAGAGGTGTTAAGTTTGTTTTATCAAGTGTTTTGGGTGGTTTTGTTGATGCAACTTGTGAATGCTTTAGCCTTTGTTTTTGATGGTATTTTTAAAGGTCTCGGTGAAGCCAAGTTTTTAAGAAATATTCTAATTATCGCAACATTTTTAGGCTTTATCCCTACTCTACTCATAGCTGATTACTTTGGACTAAAACTCTACGCCATCTGGATTGCGTTTTTTGTATGGATGCTTATTAGAAGTTTGACCTTGATTTTTAAATTTAGAATATCATATTTAGACCAAGCTTAA
- a CDS encoding universal stress protein yields the protein MKKILVPTDFSPEAENALKVLAQIAKNFDSEIFLLHMLELPLDLIDPSQPRGTGDLPEALFFMKLAHQRFNEVMKKDYLKGIKVNETVEFHEAFDGIMEISKKHQCDVIIMGSSGADGLKEIFIGSNTEKVVRHSEIPVLVIKKEIPLFEVKKFVFATDLDSESIPTFKKAIDFANKLDTTIELVMVNTASKFSTTDEIDDKLKSFTENIDEADYQFSVYNDVNVETGILNYGNKINADLIGISTHGRKGLAHFINGSLSEDLVNHAKRPIVTFKI from the coding sequence ATGAAAAAAATTCTCGTCCCAACAGACTTCTCGCCCGAAGCAGAAAATGCTTTAAAAGTTCTTGCACAAATCGCTAAAAATTTTGATAGTGAAATTTTTCTTTTGCACATGTTAGAGTTGCCTCTTGATTTAATTGACCCATCGCAACCAAGAGGTACAGGTGATTTACCTGAAGCTCTTTTCTTTATGAAATTAGCTCATCAAAGGTTTAATGAAGTGATGAAAAAAGATTATCTAAAAGGTATAAAAGTTAATGAAACTGTTGAATTTCATGAAGCCTTTGATGGCATTATGGAAATTAGCAAAAAACACCAATGCGATGTGATTATAATGGGTTCAAGTGGTGCAGATGGCTTGAAGGAAATATTTATCGGTTCGAATACCGAAAAGGTGGTTCGCCATTCTGAAATTCCAGTTTTGGTGATTAAAAAAGAGATCCCATTATTTGAAGTTAAAAAGTTTGTTTTTGCCACAGATTTAGACTCTGAATCGATTCCAACATTTAAAAAAGCTATTGATTTTGCTAACAAACTCGACACAACTATCGAGTTAGTGATGGTCAATACAGCGAGTAAGTTTAGCACTACTGATGAAATTGATGATAAACTCAAAAGTTTCACTGAAAATATTGATGAAGCTGACTACCAATTTAGCGTATATAATGATGTCAATGTTGAAACGGGAATTTTAAATTACGGCAACAAAATCAATGCAGATTTAATCGGTATAAGCACGCATGGTCGCAAAGGTTTGGCACATTTTATTAATGGAAGTTTGAGTGAAGATTTAGTCAATCATGCTAAACGACCAATTGTGACTTTTAAAATTTAA